A genomic region of Arachis stenosperma cultivar V10309 chromosome 9, arast.V10309.gnm1.PFL2, whole genome shotgun sequence contains the following coding sequences:
- the LOC130950938 gene encoding beta-glucuronosyltransferase GlcAT14C-like, which produces MRNPKFPCRGMDHRLLCLLAFGVCLLLFGAIFSRLNLQIPNGSSYSKATNKLQQFSSPKRVVRKGEGYPPSFAYWIIGTKGENKKILRLLKAIYHPRNQYLVQLDDESTESERIDLALSVKSHRVFEAFGNVDVIGSSYAINRMGSSSLSAPLHAAAILLRMNQHWDWFITLSASDYPIATQDDILHAFTFMPTYLNFIHYTNRTLRNEQRNMNQIVVDPSLHYEKSSPLFFAVESRETPDAFNIFLGSPWVILTRAFMEYCIQGWDNLPRKLLMFFSNVAYPLESYFHTVLCNSPEFQNTTLDINLRYSLWDTDPTESQLLDLSHYDTMLENGDAAFARPFGEGDLVLDKIDDLILNRSSNGLVQGEWCSSSIEDDEADLVCSVYGNIDSVKPSSYGIKLKTMLDEIVNNGVFRTRSCQFHKMG; this is translated from the exons ATGAGGAATCCAAAATTTCCATGCAGGGGAATGGATCATAGGCTATTATGCCTTCTAGCCTTTGGTGTTTGTTTGCTCTTGTTTGGAGCAATATTCTCAAGATTGAATCTTCAAATTCCAAATGGATCTTCCTATTCCAAAGCCACAAATAAGTTACAACAATTCAGTAGTCCTAAAAGAGTTGTAAGAAAGGGTGAAGGGTACCCTCCAAGTTTTGCATATTGGATCATTGGCACAAAAGGAGAAAACAAGAAGATTTTGAGGCTTTTGAAGGCTATATACCATCCAAGAAACCAGTATCTTGTTCAGCTTGATGATGAATCCACTGAGTCTGAGAGAATTGATTTGGCTCTCTCAGTTAAATCCCATAGAGTTTTTGAGGCATTTGGGAATGTTGATGTTATTGGGAGTAGTTATGCCATTAATAGGATGGGATCTTCTTCACTTTCTGCTCCTCTTCATGCAGCTGCTATTCTTCTTAGAATGAACCAACATTGGGATTGGTTCATAACCTTGAGCGCTTCGGATTATCCTATAGCGACTCAGGATG ATATCCTTCATGCTTTCACATTCATGCCAACATACCTCAATTTCATTCACTACACTAACAGGACACTTCGAAATGA GCAACGAAACATGAATCAAATAGTGGTAGATCCAAGTTTACATTATGAAAAGAGCAGTCCACTGTTCTTTGCTGTTGAGTCCAGAGAAACCCCAGATGCCTTTAACATATTCCTAG gTTCACCATGGGTGATTCTTACAAGAGCATTTATGGAATATTGCATCCAAGGTTGGGACAACTTACCAAGAAAACTACTAATGTTCTTCAGCAATGTGGCATACCCTCTTGAATCTTACTTCCACACTGTGTTGTGCAACTCACCAGAGTTCCAAAACACAACATTGGACATTAATCTAAGGTACAGTCTTTGGGACACTGATCCAACTGAGTCCCAATTGCTTGATTTGTCACACTATGACACAATGCTGGAAAATGGTGATGCTGCTTTTGCAAGACCATTTGGTGAAGGTGATCTTGTTCTTGATAAAATTGATGATTTGATTCTTAATCGTTCATCTAATGGATTGGTTCAGGGTGAGTGGTGTTCTTCAAGCATAGAAGATGATGAGGCAGATTTAGTGTGTTCAGTATATGGTAACATTGATAGTGTAAAGCCAAGTTCTTATGGCATTAAGCTTAAGACTATGTTAGatgaaattgtgaataatggGGTATTTAGAACTAGATCTTGCCAATTCCACAAAATGGGGTGA
- the LOC130947637 gene encoding uncharacterized protein LOC130947637, whose product MEALLWSCGFIPKTQTKLNLSPHSYSLPRTHSCSITNPPPQFLKIKFANHSQFQLLRLCALPSDLPTEPNEEEALNNNNNIGFLSNETVPFSDPQENLSNSYSIDKDKDEPLHSDMQWTTMTPGSGGGSRAGLFRTPISGGVQSATSAHGLPRPALAVRNLMEQARFAHLCTVMSRMHHRREGYPFGSLVDFAPDSMGHPIFSFSPLAIHTRNLLADPRCTLVVQIPGWSGLSNARVTIFGDIYPLPEDQQEWAHKQYIAKHQQGPSQQWGNFYYFRMQSISDIYFIGGFGTVAWVDVKEYETLQPDKIAVDGGEQNLKELNAIFSKPLKKLLSNDETEVDDAALISIDSKGTDIRVRQGAQFNIQRISFDEGQSVETLEEAKEALRKLIHRGKVYNLQK is encoded by the exons ATGGAAGCACTATTGTGGAGCTGCGGTTTCATCCCCAAAACCCAAACGAAGCTCAACTTATCTCCACACTCTTATTCACTTCCCCGCACTCATTCTTGTTCAATAACCAATCCACCACCTCAATTCCTCAAAATCAAATTCGCCAATCACTCACAGTTTCAGCTTCTTCGTCTCTGTGCTCTCCCCAGTGATCTTCCCACCGAACCCAAtgaagaagaagcactaaacaacaacaacaacattgGCTTTCTTTCAAACGAAACGGTGCCGTTTTCTGACCCTCAG GAAAATTTAAGCAATTCCTATAGTATCGACAAAGATAAGGATGAGCCATTACATTCAGACATGCAATGGACAACTATGACTCCAGGATCTGGTGGGGGTTCCAGGGCCGGACTTTTCAGGACACCAATTTCTGGTGGTGTGCAGAGTGCAACCTCAGCTCATGGTTTACCTAGACCGGCCTTAGCAGTACGCAATTTGATGGAGCAG GCCAGATTTGCTCATTTGTGCACTGTAATGTCACGAATGCACCACCGACGAGAAGGATATCCATTTGGTTCCTTGGTTGACTTTGCACCAGATTCGATGGGCC ACccaatattttctttttcacctCTTGCAATTCACACAAGGAATTTGTTAGCTGACCCAAGATGCACGCTTGTAGTTCAG ATACCTGGATGGAGTGGCTTGTCCAATGCAAGGGTGACCATCTTTGGGGATATTTATCCACTTCCAGAAGATCAACAG GAATGGGCTCATAAGCAGTACATTGCGAAACATCAACAGGGGCCTTCTCAACAATGGGGCAACTTCTACTATTTTAGGATGCAGAGTATAAG TGACATATATTTCATTGGAGGCTTTGGTACTGTTGCTTGGGTGGATGTAAAGGAATATGAGACCCTTCAACCTGATAAGATCGCAGTTGATGGTGGTGAACAGAATCTAAAG GAACTCAATGCCATCTTCTCAAAGCCCCTAAAGAAGCTTCTATCCAATGATGAGACCGAGGTAGATGATGCCGCACTCATATCTATAGACAGCAAAGGGACTGATATAAGGGTCCGTCAAGGTGCCCAG TTCAACATTCAAAGGATATCATTTGATGAAGGACAAAGTGTAGAAACCTTAGAAGAAGCCAAAGAAGCTCTCCGGAAATTGATACACAGAGGAAAAGTGTACAATTTGCAGAaatga